Proteins encoded by one window of Lutibacter sp. A64:
- a CDS encoding aldose epimerase family protein — MSIKTSIVAFKLCAILLLIVVIGCRVSENKTKKSTIVPENIKRKLKTNLNPKDFQIEIGGDSTSFYVLTNKNGIEVTFTDYGQRLTSLMVPDKNGKFEDIVLGFKTLNKYISAKEKYFGSIIGRYGNRIANGKFSIDGTEYALTKNNGINHLHGGVKGFNNVMWDAHQIAQNEIEFTRTSTDMEEGYPGNLKVRVNYLLTDENALVIKYFAETDKATVINLTHHSFFNLTGEGNGTINNHLLMINADKFTPVNKVLIPTGELRSLIGTPFDFRTLKAIGKDLEGDNEQLIIANGYDQNFVLRKGASKNKNQLTLAAKVIEPIRGRVLEVYTDEPGLQFYSGNFLGGGTIGKSGKSYDFRSAFCLETQHFPNAPNQPNFSSTLLRPGELYTSTCVYKFDVIH; from the coding sequence ATGAGTATTAAAACCTCCATTGTTGCATTTAAATTATGTGCTATACTTTTACTAATAGTAGTAATAGGTTGTAGGGTTTCAGAAAATAAAACCAAAAAATCAACTATAGTTCCTGAAAATATAAAGAGGAAATTAAAAACAAATTTAAATCCTAAAGATTTTCAAATAGAAATTGGTGGAGATTCTACTAGTTTTTATGTTTTAACAAATAAAAATGGTATTGAGGTTACATTTACAGATTATGGTCAGCGCTTAACATCATTAATGGTTCCTGATAAAAATGGAAAGTTTGAAGATATTGTTTTAGGATTTAAAACCTTAAATAAATATATTTCAGCCAAAGAAAAATATTTTGGTTCAATAATTGGTCGTTATGGAAATAGAATAGCTAATGGTAAATTTTCAATAGACGGAACGGAGTATGCCTTAACTAAAAATAATGGAATTAATCACTTGCATGGAGGTGTCAAAGGATTTAATAATGTAATGTGGGATGCTCATCAAATTGCTCAAAATGAAATAGAGTTTACTAGAACGTCTACGGACATGGAAGAAGGATATCCAGGTAATTTAAAAGTACGTGTAAACTATTTATTGACGGATGAAAATGCTCTTGTAATAAAATATTTTGCTGAAACAGATAAAGCAACTGTTATAAACTTGACTCATCATTCATTTTTTAATTTAACGGGTGAAGGTAATGGTACAATTAATAATCATTTGTTAATGATAAATGCTGATAAATTTACACCAGTAAATAAAGTTTTAATTCCAACGGGAGAATTGCGTTCACTAATTGGTACTCCATTTGATTTTAGAACATTAAAAGCTATAGGGAAAGATTTAGAAGGTGATAACGAACAATTAATTATAGCAAATGGTTATGATCAAAATTTTGTTTTACGAAAAGGTGCATCAAAAAATAAGAACCAACTTACTTTGGCAGCAAAAGTAATAGAACCAATAAGAGGAAGAGTATTGGAAGTATATACTGATGAACCTGGGTTGCAATTTTATAGCGGTAATTTTCTTGGTGGTGGTACTATAGGTAAAAGCGGAAAATCGTATGATTTTAGAAGTGCTTTCTGCTTAGAAACGCAACATTTTCCAAATGCTCCTAATCAGCCTAATTTTTCATCAACATTATTAAGACCTGGGGAATTGTATACATCTACTTGTGTTTATAAGTTTGATGTTATTCACTAA
- a CDS encoding hybrid sensor histidine kinase/response regulator transcription factor, which produces MKKAILIKQNIRKHTFKSIFLIAYLLLNGVSLIGQEHSNFIHIEPTYNKKPLPINSIIQDYYGYIWLGHSSGFAKYDGSNYYYTSIKDLFKELEPDDAIKSLHKDFNNNIWINTKNGLVTICDTLGNYNHFKALKDKKTQLISSNKNKIVLATKQGEIFNYDYTTSSFKKITQIPNIAHNVSEILNIVISDTEELFISTDKGKIFHYSLKYNILDTLNTPFSNFPGNIKITKDLSNKLWIGTESYGLFAYDISSKKFIQDSLYKTPSYNIKNEMFITLFCDSKGYIWAGTDGGGLYKVDSSEGTIQLYTHQNTNKFSLRSNTVIAIYEDTHENIWVSSNYGELNILPEVNTEIKYYHGSDDNTPSRVLSIYKTKNGTLWAGTDGTGITKIELNKNGTSSKKQYFSSNNLKKGFYIQSITEDSKSNIWFGTYKNSLWHYNTKNNKFKNIEIKNSKNQKATDVRAVYTDSKQRIWVASNLSLNVYSNTQKLLASFENETHGLKGFIAESIIEDANGTIWVGYYKGGLFKFEENLENLSNSKFSYVSYYNENKYPNDFLGVKYMEMDPSGILWLINSHGKLIKFNPNTNKYHSLENFIPLKNFDVRAVLAENDTNLWLSTSNGVLRFNVKDSLITKFQIIDGLQDNSFLARSAFKDKQTLYFGGINGLNSFKPSDITKKELKPKLYINSIEILNQPATLLIPEQINSSIEHLKKITLEPNQSSFSFRFSAFDNVLNSNYHYAYRLIGFNDDWIPVTKEQLATYTNIPSGNYTFEVKAGSKTGVWDIPSKKIAIEITQPFWNSPLAYFLYLFLFIAILLIVIRWYDLRKKIIADKINHNKEKELHALKMNFFAKMSHEIQTPLTLISSPIDSMLQRAEENGNLLLKQRLQIISNNVKRLSRIVFELTTVRNKELEKIRLLVTKNNLYEDLNDIALSFKEQARLKNIDFSLNCPQNLSAAWYDKDKIEHIVYNLLSNAFKFTPKEGNIQLIATPINNKNSIKIYVKDSGPGIEQEELNDIFTLFYQSKTGIQSKGSGIGLALTKELIEVHRGKIEVSSNSIEGTTFSITFPITEEAYLQEERIIPEQKPKTEVKEDTLKTTKTITKKHDKTILIVEDNLELQQLLNDLLSDIYNIILTENGREGYNAANQHHPDLILSDIMMPEVDGIEMCKMLQKNELTKHIPIVLLTAKNSTKSKILGLESGAIEFINKPFNTNELLLKINNIIVSTEHIISNLKKEIINNPTINVNKSNDDIFLENLITAINARIEDPNFRVEDLSEALSMSYSTLYRKCQALTGEGLVELVRLLRLKKAAIVIAKYGYSISEAAYISGFNDPKYFSKCFKKYFGKTPNTFKKEAVEMGSENYLKKHNLDAGIIKK; this is translated from the coding sequence ATGAAAAAAGCCATCTTAATAAAACAAAATATTAGAAAACACACATTTAAATCTATATTTTTAATTGCATATTTACTATTAAATGGTGTTTCTCTCATAGGGCAAGAACATTCTAATTTTATCCATATAGAACCTACTTATAATAAAAAACCATTACCTATTAATAGTATTATTCAAGATTATTATGGTTATATATGGCTGGGACATTCTTCTGGGTTTGCAAAATATGATGGTTCTAATTATTATTACACTAGCATAAAAGACTTATTTAAAGAGCTAGAACCTGATGATGCTATTAAAAGTTTACATAAAGATTTTAATAATAATATTTGGATTAATACTAAAAATGGACTTGTTACTATTTGCGATACATTAGGTAACTATAATCATTTCAAAGCTTTAAAAGACAAGAAAACCCAACTAATATCAAGTAATAAAAACAAAATTGTTTTAGCTACTAAACAAGGAGAAATCTTTAATTATGATTACACAACATCTTCATTTAAAAAAATTACTCAAATACCAAACATAGCACATAATGTATCTGAAATTTTAAATATTGTTATATCTGATACCGAAGAGCTATTTATAAGTACAGATAAGGGTAAAATATTTCATTACTCCTTAAAATACAACATTTTAGACACCTTAAATACTCCTTTTTCAAATTTCCCTGGGAATATTAAAATCACTAAAGATTTAAGCAATAAATTATGGATTGGTACAGAATCTTATGGTTTATTTGCCTATGATATAAGCTCCAAAAAATTTATACAAGACTCTCTATACAAAACCCCTTCTTACAATATTAAAAATGAGATGTTTATCACACTTTTTTGTGATTCTAAAGGTTATATATGGGCAGGAACAGACGGTGGTGGTTTATACAAAGTGGATTCTAGCGAAGGCACAATACAACTTTACACACACCAAAATACCAATAAATTTTCATTAAGAAGTAACACTGTAATTGCAATTTATGAAGACACACATGAAAATATTTGGGTTTCTTCTAATTATGGGGAATTGAATATTTTACCTGAAGTTAATACCGAAATTAAATATTATCATGGTTCCGATGACAATACTCCTTCTAGAGTTTTATCTATCTACAAAACAAAAAACGGAACTTTATGGGCTGGTACAGACGGAACAGGAATTACTAAAATTGAATTAAATAAAAACGGTACAAGTTCTAAAAAACAATACTTTTCATCTAACAACCTAAAAAAAGGATTCTATATACAATCTATAACAGAAGACTCTAAATCTAATATATGGTTTGGAACCTATAAAAATAGTTTATGGCATTACAATACTAAAAATAATAAATTTAAGAATATAGAAATTAAAAACTCTAAAAATCAAAAAGCTACTGATGTTAGAGCTGTTTATACAGACTCTAAACAACGTATCTGGGTAGCTTCTAACTTATCTCTTAATGTTTATTCTAACACACAAAAATTACTTGCTAGTTTTGAAAATGAAACCCACGGGCTTAAAGGATTTATAGCTGAAAGCATTATAGAAGATGCTAACGGTACAATTTGGGTTGGGTATTATAAGGGAGGACTTTTTAAATTTGAAGAAAACTTAGAAAATCTCTCTAATTCAAAATTTAGCTATGTAAGTTATTACAATGAAAATAAGTATCCGAACGATTTTCTTGGAGTTAAGTATATGGAAATGGATCCTTCTGGAATTCTATGGTTGATAAACTCACATGGAAAACTTATAAAATTTAATCCAAATACAAATAAATACCATTCGTTAGAAAACTTTATTCCATTAAAAAACTTTGATGTAAGAGCTGTATTAGCAGAAAATGATACAAATTTATGGTTAAGTACTTCAAACGGAGTTTTACGCTTTAACGTAAAAGATTCTTTAATAACTAAATTTCAAATTATTGATGGCTTACAAGATAATTCATTTTTAGCAAGAAGTGCATTTAAAGATAAACAAACACTTTACTTTGGAGGCATAAATGGATTAAATAGTTTTAAGCCTTCAGATATTACAAAAAAAGAATTAAAACCTAAATTATATATTAACTCTATAGAAATATTAAACCAACCTGCTACTTTATTAATTCCTGAACAGATAAATTCAAGTATAGAACACTTAAAAAAAATAACTTTAGAGCCTAATCAATCCTCTTTTTCATTCAGATTTTCAGCTTTTGATAATGTTTTAAATTCTAACTACCACTATGCATATCGTTTAATAGGTTTTAATGATGATTGGATCCCTGTAACAAAAGAACAATTGGCAACCTATACTAATATACCCTCAGGCAATTATACTTTTGAAGTAAAAGCAGGTTCTAAAACAGGTGTTTGGGATATTCCTTCTAAAAAAATTGCAATAGAAATTACACAACCTTTTTGGAATAGCCCACTTGCTTATTTCCTATATTTATTCCTTTTTATCGCTATATTATTAATCGTTATTAGATGGTACGATTTACGAAAAAAAATAATTGCAGATAAAATTAATCACAATAAAGAAAAAGAATTACATGCGTTAAAAATGAACTTTTTCGCTAAAATGTCTCACGAAATTCAAACACCTCTAACACTTATTTCAAGCCCAATAGATAGCATGTTGCAAAGAGCTGAAGAAAATGGTAACTTATTATTAAAACAACGGCTACAAATAATTTCTAATAACGTAAAACGCTTATCAAGAATTGTTTTTGAACTTACCACCGTTAGAAATAAAGAATTAGAAAAAATACGTTTACTTGTTACAAAAAATAATCTATATGAAGATTTAAACGACATCGCCCTCTCTTTTAAAGAACAAGCACGTCTAAAAAACATAGATTTCAGTTTAAATTGTCCTCAAAATCTTTCGGCAGCGTGGTACGACAAAGATAAAATTGAACATATTGTATATAATTTACTTTCAAATGCTTTTAAATTTACACCAAAAGAAGGGAACATTCAACTAATAGCCACTCCTATTAATAATAAAAACTCTATTAAAATTTATGTTAAAGACTCTGGACCAGGTATAGAACAAGAAGAATTGAATGATATATTTACTCTTTTTTACCAATCTAAAACTGGTATTCAATCTAAAGGTTCTGGTATTGGATTGGCCTTAACTAAAGAATTAATTGAAGTACACAGAGGTAAAATTGAAGTTTCATCTAACAGTATTGAAGGAACCACTTTTTCAATAACTTTCCCAATAACTGAAGAAGCTTATTTACAAGAAGAACGTATTATTCCAGAACAAAAACCAAAAACTGAAGTAAAAGAAGACACCTTAAAAACCACCAAAACAATAACAAAAAAACATGATAAAACAATATTAATTGTAGAAGACAATTTAGAATTACAGCAGCTCTTAAACGACCTACTTTCTGATATCTACAATATTATTTTAACTGAAAATGGTAGAGAAGGCTATAATGCAGCAAACCAACACCATCCAGATCTTATTTTAAGCGATATTATGATGCCTGAAGTTGATGGTATTGAAATGTGTAAAATGCTTCAAAAAAATGAATTAACAAAACATATTCCAATTGTACTTTTAACTGCTAAAAACTCTACAAAATCTAAAATACTTGGACTAGAATCTGGCGCCATAGAATTTATTAACAAGCCTTTTAATACTAACGAATTATTACTTAAAATAAATAATATTATTGTTTCTACCGAACATATTATTTCAAATCTAAAGAAAGAAATAATTAACAATCCTACTATCAATGTAAATAAATCTAACGACGATATATTCCTTGAAAATTTAATTACTGCTATTAATGCAAGAATAGAAGATCCAAACTTTAGAGTTGAAGATTTATCTGAAGCATTAAGCATGAGTTACTCTACACTCTACAGAAAATGTCAAGCTTTAACGGGTGAAGGTTTGGTAGAATTAGTACGTTTATTGCGCTTAAAAAAAGCAGCTATTGTAATTGCAAAATACGGATATAGTATTTCTGAAGCGGCTTATATATCTGGATTTAACGATCCAAAATATTTTTCTAAATGCTTTAAAAAGTATTTTGGAAAAACTCCAAATACTTTTAAAAAAGAAGCAGTAGAAATGGGTTCAGAAAATTATCTTAAAAAGCATAACTTAGATGCTGGCATTATAAAAAAGTAA
- a CDS encoding glycoside hydrolase family protein, which translates to MRILIKIFIAFTLIFSSCEKANNDKFNFEEIEKPEIIQPVEDSLVVGKKGFAITTASGLWPERVSILKAHWFYTWGEGYFEDLIPNNIEFVPMKWGKWDVNDAFVASMKSLKEEGKIKFLLGFNEPDGAKQANMSVDKAIELWPKLEEVGLPLGSPACVNSTGDWMQEFMEKAVENDLRVDFVTVHWYGGVSATSFIKRLEDTYNLYGKPIWITEFAPADWTAVSPEDNKFSSEQVLAFMKEVLPQLEALEYVHRYTWFSFGQTSAAGTSSALFKPDGTLTELGQFYADYKPNLKIELKN; encoded by the coding sequence ATGAGAATTTTAATTAAAATATTTATTGCTTTTACTTTAATATTCAGTTCGTGTGAAAAGGCTAATAACGATAAATTTAATTTTGAAGAAATAGAAAAACCTGAAATTATACAACCAGTTGAAGATTCTTTAGTGGTTGGTAAAAAAGGGTTTGCTATTACAACTGCTTCTGGACTATGGCCAGAAAGAGTTTCAATATTAAAAGCACATTGGTTTTATACTTGGGGAGAAGGTTATTTTGAAGATTTAATTCCTAATAATATCGAATTTGTACCGATGAAATGGGGAAAATGGGATGTAAACGATGCGTTTGTAGCAAGTATGAAATCATTAAAAGAAGAAGGTAAAATAAAGTTTTTACTTGGTTTTAACGAGCCAGATGGTGCAAAACAAGCAAATATGTCTGTTGATAAAGCTATTGAACTTTGGCCAAAACTTGAAGAAGTTGGATTGCCTTTAGGTAGCCCAGCGTGTGTAAATTCAACTGGAGATTGGATGCAAGAATTTATGGAAAAGGCTGTTGAAAATGATTTAAGAGTTGATTTTGTTACCGTACATTGGTATGGAGGTGTAAGCGCTACTTCATTTATAAAAAGATTAGAAGATACTTACAATTTATATGGAAAACCTATTTGGATAACCGAATTTGCTCCTGCTGATTGGACAGCAGTATCTCCAGAGGATAATAAATTTAGTTCAGAACAGGTACTGGCTTTTATGAAAGAAGTTTTGCCACAATTAGAAGCATTGGAGTATGTACATCGTTATACTTGGTTTTCTTTTGGTCAAACTTCTGCGGCAGGTACTTCTTCAGCATTATTTAAACCTGATGGAACGCTAACCGAATTAGGGCAGTTTTATGCCGATTATAAACCTAATTTAAAGATAGAACTTAAAAATTAA
- a CDS encoding alpha/beta hydrolase, with amino-acid sequence MNNNYIFFLLLLTMISVHSQNKETVYIWPDKTPSNDQIIEKTTQSRVSSGMITKITEVKYPSFTVYKPKSISNGVGVIVNPGGGYNILAIDLEGEEVAEWLTELGYTVFLLKYSVPKKEAEALNDLKRTIRIVRNDAEKYKIDAAKIGVLGFSAGGSLSARASTLYNKETYTEIDAIDTVSSRPDFSVLIYPAYLDKGENYSITPELKITKNTPPMFVFATSDDAHGNSSLVIAKALNDARVPVELHFLTDGGHGYGLRTGNVAAEAWPKLLEAWLKKTLLN; translated from the coding sequence ATGAATAATAATTATATTTTTTTTTTACTTCTATTAACAATGATTTCTGTCCATTCACAAAATAAAGAAACAGTTTATATATGGCCAGATAAAACACCTAGTAACGATCAAATTATAGAAAAAACGACACAGTCTAGAGTAAGTTCTGGAATGATAACTAAAATTACAGAAGTAAAATACCCATCTTTTACTGTATATAAACCCAAATCAATTAGTAATGGTGTAGGTGTAATTGTTAACCCTGGAGGAGGCTATAATATTTTAGCAATTGATTTAGAAGGTGAAGAAGTTGCAGAATGGTTAACAGAATTGGGGTATACTGTTTTTTTGTTAAAGTATAGTGTGCCAAAAAAAGAAGCAGAAGCTTTAAACGATTTAAAAAGAACCATTAGAATTGTTAGAAATGATGCTGAAAAATATAAAATAGATGCAGCTAAAATAGGTGTATTAGGTTTTTCGGCAGGAGGAAGTTTAAGTGCAAGAGCCAGTACGTTATATAATAAAGAAACATATACTGAAATAGATGCTATTGATACTGTTTCTAGCCGACCAGATTTTTCAGTGTTAATATATCCGGCTTATTTAGATAAAGGAGAAAATTATTCTATAACTCCAGAGCTTAAAATAACAAAAAATACACCTCCTATGTTTGTGTTTGCTACTTCTGATGATGCACATGGAAATAGTAGTTTGGTGATAGCAAAGGCACTAAATGATGCCAGAGTACCTGTTGAATTACATTTTTTAACTGATGGAGGTCATGGTTATGGTTTAAGAACGGGAAATGTAGCAGCAGAAGCGTGGCCTAAATTATTAGAAGCTTGGTTAAAAAAAACACTTTTAAATTAA
- a CDS encoding sugar-binding protein, translating into MKYKVNFIGDSSIKLSGKGDSPLWKKAVVLKDFISAWDTEPIKKIEFKSLWNSANLFFCFKVYDAKVYIDNTDNTINSIGNSDRVELFFRTDKRLNPYYCLEIDPTPRIMDFKAYPNKKFNFDWNWPKKDISVKSYIDKDYFIVEGEISIASLKKLNLLIGSKIEAGIFRAKYNKQEDDASYRPTWISWVNPNTETPNFHTPTSFGELYLEG; encoded by the coding sequence ATGAAGTATAAAGTGAATTTTATTGGAGATTCTTCAATAAAGTTATCGGGAAAAGGAGATAGTCCTCTTTGGAAAAAAGCAGTTGTTTTAAAAGATTTTATTTCGGCTTGGGATACCGAGCCTATTAAAAAAATTGAATTTAAATCGCTTTGGAATTCAGCAAATTTATTTTTCTGTTTTAAAGTTTACGATGCTAAAGTTTATATTGATAATACAGATAATACAATAAATAGTATTGGTAATTCTGATAGGGTAGAATTGTTTTTTAGAACAGATAAACGATTAAATCCGTATTATTGTTTAGAAATTGATCCTACACCTAGAATTATGGATTTTAAAGCATACCCTAACAAAAAATTTAATTTTGATTGGAATTGGCCCAAAAAAGATATCTCTGTAAAATCTTATATAGATAAAGATTATTTTATAGTTGAAGGTGAAATTAGTATAGCTTCATTAAAAAAGTTAAATTTATTAATAGGTTCTAAAATAGAAGCTGGTATTTTTAGAGCAAAGTATAATAAGCAAGAAGATGACGCTTCTTATAGACCAACTTGGATTTCTTGGGTAAATCCAAATACTGAAACACCAAATTTTCATACGCCAACTTCTTTTGGTGAATTGTATTTAGAAGGTTAA
- a CDS encoding gluconate 5-dehydrogenase, producing MSINLFDLSGKIALITGATHGLGMAMAIGLGKAGATLVINGASSQEKLNKAIETYKALGLNAYGYLFDVTDESLVIKNINAIEKEVGAIDILVNNAGIIKRTPLEEMEVADFEKVLKVDLVSPFIVSKHVVKGMISRKEGKIINICSMMSELGRNTVGAYAAAKGGLKMLTQNMATEWAKHNIQINGIGPGYFATSQTEPIRKDGNPFNDFIIGRTPAGKWGDPDDLQGAAIFLSSKASNFVNGQVIYVDGGILATIGKPANED from the coding sequence ATGTCGATTAACTTATTTGATTTATCAGGAAAAATAGCATTAATAACTGGAGCAACTCATGGCTTAGGAATGGCAATGGCAATTGGATTAGGAAAAGCTGGAGCCACACTTGTAATAAATGGAGCTTCTTCACAAGAAAAATTAAACAAAGCAATTGAAACATATAAAGCTTTAGGTTTAAATGCTTACGGATACCTTTTTGATGTAACAGATGAATCTTTAGTTATAAAAAATATTAATGCCATAGAAAAAGAAGTTGGAGCTATTGATATACTTGTAAATAATGCCGGAATAATAAAAAGAACTCCATTAGAAGAAATGGAAGTTGCAGATTTTGAAAAGGTACTAAAAGTAGATTTAGTAAGTCCTTTTATTGTATCTAAACATGTTGTAAAAGGAATGATTTCCAGAAAAGAAGGTAAAATTATAAATATTTGCTCTATGATGAGTGAATTAGGAAGAAACACTGTTGGTGCTTATGCTGCTGCAAAAGGTGGCTTAAAAATGTTAACACAAAATATGGCTACAGAATGGGCTAAACACAATATTCAAATCAATGGAATTGGACCTGGCTATTTTGCTACAAGCCAAACCGAACCTATTAGAAAAGACGGCAACCCGTTTAACGATTTTATAATAGGAAGAACTCCTGCTGGAAAATGGGGAGATCCAGATGACTTACAAGGTGCTGCAATTTTTCTAAGTTCAAAGGCTAGTAATTTTGTTAATGGACAAGTAATTTATGTAGATGGAGGTATTTTAGCTACTATTGGAAAACCTGCTAACGAAGATTAA